A single Lactuca sativa cultivar Salinas chromosome 8, Lsat_Salinas_v11, whole genome shotgun sequence DNA region contains:
- the LOC111918304 gene encoding protein FAR1-RELATED SEQUENCE 5-like: protein MDVHNGNQNQDNEDQNPRKDLGNVNDPKNLILSYDANMQKTKISSSMKIQRLILISVKNRQPHDYVSHGGTLYWTPIVSDDIKPKVKSKFDSYVEVVTMYRNYALESGFEVRLGREKKTKYNIITNRHLGGPSVQGGLVSDFKNARRNLNCYIDGRDVKFLVDKMNDRKKNVPTFTFEYKVLSKRLNALFWADETTKYNYNSSEKLYDMVFVPFTDIDNHKKCVTFGAGLLSQDDGVSYEWLLKAFLKAFRKQPKLVISKQDPALKKAIDNVFPLAHHRLCIWHITKKLPNKILLIEDAATNQNFQKRFHSIIWNSKLEPHDFENVWHMMLEEFKITDNNWMKTMYDRRFWIPAFFKHIPMSGLMRATSLSESQNWSFQTTTLTGSYLIMFMMTFDSVMERQRHNQILNDFNTATTFSKFITCSPNEPHASKIFRRQGVFRTTTTIGNSADTACRREPPPITTARGGSGWCPT from the exons ATGGATGTTCATAATGGAAATCAAAACCAG GATAATGAAGATCAGAATCCCAGGAAGGATCTGGGTAATGTCAATGATCCCAAGAATCTG ATTCTATCTT ATGACGCAAACATGCAGAAGACGAAAATCAGTTCATCGATGAAGATACAGAGGTTAATATTGATTTCAGTGAAG AATa GACAACCACATGATTACGTTTCTCATGGTGGCACCTTGTATTGGACCCCGATTGTTTCAGACGATATCAAACCAAAAGTTAAATCAAAATTTGATTCATATGTTGAAGTGGTAACAATGTATAGAAACTATGCATTAGAATCTGGTTTTGAAGTCAGACTTGGAAGAGAAAAAAAAACGAAATACAACATTATTACAAATAGACACCTG GGCGGTCCTTCAGTTCAAGGTGGATTGGTTTCTGATTTCAAGAATGCTAGGAGAAATCTTAATTGTTACATAGATGGGAGGGACGTGAAATTCCTTGTTGACAAGATGAATGACAGGAAGAAAAATGTCCCAACATTTACTTTTGAGTATAAAGTGTTGAGCAAAAGATTGAATGCTCTATTCTGGGCTGACGAAACAACAAAGTATAACTACAATTCTTCGGAGAAATT gTATGATATGGTTTTTGTTCCGTTCACTGACATTGATAACCATAAAAAATGTGTAACATTTGGTGCTGGACTTTTAAGTCAAGATGATGGAGTTTCTTATGAATGGTTGCTTAAAGCTTTCTTGAAAGCTTTTAGAAAACAACCTAAATTGGTTATATCTAAACAAGATCCAGCTTTGAAAAAAGCTATAGATAACGTTTTTCCATTGGCACATCATAGGTTATGTATCTGGCATATAACAAAGAAGTTGCCAAATAAG ATTTTATTAATCGAAGATGCAGCCAccaatcaaaattttcaaaagcGTTTTCACTCTATAATTTGGAATTCTAAGCTGGAACCACATGACTTCGAGAATGTATGGCATATGATGTTGGAGGAGTTTAAAATTACAGATAACAATTGGATGAAAACCATGTATGATCGAAGATTTTGGATCCCTGCATTTTTCAAGCACATTCCAATGTCTGGTCTTATGCGAGCTACATCACTGTCTGAAAGTCAGAATTGGTCATTTCAAACCACCACACTAACCGGTTCTTATCTTATCATGTTTATGATGACATTTGATTCAGTCATGGAACGACAAAGACATAATCAAATTCTTAATGATTTTAATACTGCCACCACTTTTTCTAAATTCATCACCTGTAGTCCGAATGAACCTCATGCTTCAAAG ATTTTTAGAAGACAGGGGGTGTTTA gaaccaccaccaccattggaaATAGTGCTGACACCGCCTGCCGTCGTGAGCCGCCACCGATCACCAccgcccgaggtggtagtgggtggtgcccaacCTAG